TCATGGTAGCTCTATTTTTGTCGTGATCCTTAGTATGAAATCTATATCCATTAACTTTTAAGCCATTGTACGAAGAGACAGACTTGGAAGGACCATGAGCTATCTGTTGAATCATTCTACTTTCAATGTGACCTATATCTACCTACAAATGAATACAAAGACCAATTGAAAGTTATATATTCTtgctttaaaaataattttaatgttataggtatttaatttcaaaaatcactcACTTGATTCTTTATCCATCTACTGAAGCCCTTATCGCGGGCATTTAATATTTCATCTTCGGAGATATTTGGATGTAATTCTTTTAGTGAATCCTCAAATTGTCTAATAAATAAAGTAATCAATATAATATTCagattaattgtaaaattagtgtatatataatatgaatATAAAAAGTAGTTCTGACGTACTGGAGATAAGGTTCTATTTCTTCGCAGTTGACAAGAATGTATGTGTGGGCgatatgaagctcttcatcaGTTAAGTATTTCTTTGAACCTCGCCCGATGGAAAGGCATGGGTATCTAAAAATAGACAAGTGATTTTCATCCATATTTGAACCACCATCATCGTTCCTAGGAACTTGAGTCCGCCTTGTGTGTACTGTTGACTCAAAATACATAgaagtaaaatttgaaatttcttCCAAAATATATGCTTCGCAAATAGATCCTTCAACTCTTGCCTTATTTTGTACTTTTCGTTTTAAGTATAGCATACACCTTTCAAATGGATACATCCATCGATACTGCACAGGTCCTCCAACCTTAGCTTCATAGGGGATGTGGATAACTAAATGCTCCATCACATCAAAAAAATCTGGCGGAAAAATTTTTTCCAGCTTACAAACCATTTCAATAATGGAAATCTCTACCTTCTCCACAGCATCAGGGCATATTTCAGTAGCACAAATTTGTTTAAAGAACAAGCTGAGCTCTGTTAGCACTCCCCATATGAATTTTGGCAACACGTCTCGAAAGGCCAATGGAATCAGTCTTTCCATGAAAACATGGCTGTCGTGACTCTTCATTCCGTATATCTTCCCATCCGCTAGATTAATACATCGTGAAATATTTGATGCATAACCATCAGGAAATTTTAATTGCTTTATCCACTCGCATACTGTCCTCCTTTGTTGAGAATCTAAGACATATGTTGCTTTTGGTTTTTTGCACTTTCCATTCTCAAATACCAACTCCAAGTTAGGGCGCTTGCATATTATCTTCAAATCTTCTCTTGCATTTGCATTGTCTTTTGTCTTGCCCTTTACGTCCATAACAGTGTTAAAGATGttgtcaaaaatatttttttctatgtgCATAACGTCTAAATTGTGTCTTATCAAATTAGTTGACCAATAAGGCAACTCCCAAAATATGCTTTTTCTCACCCAATTATGAATGGTACCAAAGTCACCCTTTTTTCCTCTCGGATTAGCCCCTAAGTTAGCTTCTTTGAGTTTGTCCAGCTCATTTAATATTTCAACTCCACTCATTCGTTTCGGTGGAAAAGTGTTTTCCACCGTTGACTTTTTAAAAGAGTACCGATCACGACGAAATGCATGACCAGGAGGCAAGTACTGTCGATGACAATCAAACCAACAGGGTTTAGCGCCATGTTGTAGTCGAAATGATTTAGTGTTCTTCATGCAAATCGGACAAGAAAGACGACCGTGTGTGCTCCAACCAGACAACATTCCATAAGCCGGAAAATCGCTTATAGTCCATAATAATGCTGCCTTcatgttaaaatttttcttttcccatGCATCATAAGTAGTAACACCATTGTCCCACAAAACCTTTAACTCATCAATCAGTGGTCTAAGATAAACATCTAATTTTTTTCCCGGAGACTTCGGTCCAGGGATCAAAAGACTGAGGAATATGTACTCTCTTCTCATGCACATACTTGGAGGAAGATTGTAAGGTGTGACAAACACAGGCCAACATGAGTATGGAGTCTTCGAGCCAGAAAATGGATTAAAACCATCAGTGCAAAGTCCAAGCCTAACATTTCTAGACTCTTGGGCAAATATTTTATGGGTGGCGTCAAATTGTTTCCAAGCATCAGCATCAGCCGGATGTGTGATCACCGATTCATCTTGGCGTACTCCATCCACATGCCACTTCATATATTGCGCAGTAGTTTTAGACATAAACAAACGTTGAAGCCTTGGAGTAATAGGAAAATATCTCAATATTGAGTATGGCACATCCCTACTACTATTAGCTGTATCCCTTCCCTTTGGCTTAAATCGTGGATGTCCACACGTTGTGCAGGCTACATAACTAATCTTGTCACTTGTTTCTCTATAATATAGCATGTAGTGATTAGgacaagcatcaattttctcaTATCCTAATCCCAATTCTTGAATCATTGTCTTTTACCGGTAGAAATCTTCTGGCAACTTCTCTGATTCTGGGAGCATGCTCTTGATTATGGCAACCATTCGATTATAACAGCTCTCACTCATGTTGAATTCTGACTTCAAGTTAACTAGCTGGGTTACAGCTGACAATATTGTATGCTTGGTGCAGCCATCCCACAAAGGTTCGTCAGCACTCCTCAGCAACTTATAAAACTTCGACGCGGATGGATTTGGATCCTCTTCTAATCCTTCCACTATGTTTAAGTTATCACCTGCAGCATCAATAACCATGTCTACATATGGATTTGTATTCTCCtcttcatgttcttgggtaACATTTGTTGCGTCCTGTTCAACCCATCTTTCCTTACCATGAGCAGTCCAGTTTATATAACCTTCCATAAACCCACGATCACACAAATGCTTTTCAACCCAAAATATTTCATCCCTAAGtctgttcttacattttgtgcATGGACAAAGAATGCGACCTAAACTATCAATGACTGTCGGGTTTCTTTCTACAAAATCAATGAATTCCACAACACCTTTCTTAAATTCCTCGCTTAGATGACCAGTGCAATCTTGCTTTCGTGACATCCAACTTCTATTGGGTGCCATGATTATCTGGACTAAGGTTTCATTTTAGTTGTAATACCAATGTTTAACATGTATATAAATGAACATAGTCTCGTGTATATTTTttcctaaattttattaatatatttttattcacAATCACACTAAATAACCTCTTCTACAAGTTATAAAGTAACAAATATAATACagtcaatttaaaaataaagatataaatCAAAAATAGATAATATACAAAGCTTGAAGAAAATAATCATAAACAATTTGAAGCATTAGAAAAACCAAAAACAATTGGGTATAAGTAATCTCATGTCAAGAACTTCAAGTCACGAGGTTAAAAAGTATAGAGATATACTGggttcaataaaaaaatatcaataacaTGGTTAGGATTCTAGCACAAAATTTTCAATAACAAATGTGGAAAGTGAGCGTGTGGTAGCGATCCACTAAGTTAGCTGGATTTAAATTGGGGAATGAAAGTTTGAGATAAGTACAAGTATATATGCCTTGTTGAAAATCAAGATAATATCTCTCAGATGTGATCTCTTAGAATTAATAGGAGTAATGTCTTTCTGTTGTAttaaatcatccaaatttttttaaggGAGCACAAATGAACATGAACCAATTCAAAATGAAGCAGTAGAGTATAGACTTAATCAATTAAAGAACCCCAGTTACTTAAAAATTGggaaaaaaatcaaagaaacaaaatttaaGTGATCATTTCAGAACAGCAACAAGTTAAAGGTTCCAGTAACAAATTTCTCATCCACACATTTAACTTTCTGCAATAAATCCAACTTTGAACAACAAAATCAAAGTGCATTCAAGTTCAATCAACAATAAATTCTTTCAGCAATGAACAAATTTAAGAGATCATTCCAGATAAGCAAAAAAATTTAAGGTTCCAATAGTAAATTTCAGCCACACATTCAACTTtcagcaacaaattcaacttTCAACAACAAAATCAAAGTGCTTTCAAGTTCAATCAATAACAAATTCTTTCAGCAACTAACAAATTTAAGTGACCATTTCAGATAAGCAAAAAATTCAAGATTCCAGTAACAAATTTCAGCCACACATTCAACTTTCAGCAACAAATTCATCTTTCGACAATAAAATCAAAGTTCATTCAAGCTCAATAAGTAAAGTGATCATTTCAAAACAGAAAGAAAGGAGAAATTAATTAGAACTCACCAAATTGGGTTGTGCGAAAGAACCTGAGGCGAGGCTCAAAGTAAGAAGATGAATGAAGACCAGCCCACCGGGACCTGCTACCTCCGTTGCCGGCAACGACGAGCGCAGGGAAGGCGCACTTCTGAGTATGAGAGGATGACGAGACAGAGTGCGATCCCGGGAACTGCTGCTTCTTACGCGGTGACGATGATGGGGAATAAGGTGTGCGACTGGGTGCAAGACAATGATGGTGAAGAAAGCTGGCCAACTGGCTTGACGACCGAAGCAAGAAGATGGCTACGAGCGCGGTGACTGAGCTTGAGAGAGTGAGGACACAGAGCGACCGAAGATGATTATGGCGTGAGAGAGACGTTGGGGGGTTCAGGGTTGGTGGTCATTCAACTTAGGAGGGGGAGACTTAGGACGACACCGTTTCTGCCCCTTTtgttttctaatatttttggaaaatcaatttttatgttttttgaataataaatttaagatagaaatagaaattttgtaaataataaattattaataaataaaaataaaaataacaattttataaattatttaatttttcaaatatatagaataataaaatttgaataaatttaagtataatattaaaattattacgTTGTTATTATATGTAACAATTAAGATGAAAATTTTATAAATgtttgtaaatttatttatgttttctcaattttatttaatttgaagcaaatgtaaaactttaaatttaaaaaaatcttttttgcataattttaattgctaaattttttattttatatttaatatcttAAATCATCATTAGTCATTATTCTTtcgatatttttaatttttatttttattatttttattctccaTACACatatctattatttttttttattaagtggAAGAAAGATAGAAAAAGAGTATTATATGTACTCagtagaataataaaaaaacaataaaaatataaattatatgtaaaataaaaagGACAAATGACCTTGATTtgttcttattaaaaattaaactataattttatatattaataaatatacaaatttatttaatttttatatatttatatttattataatatttttaaaatttaataatggTGCAACCAGCAACATGATGGAGTTGGATTTAACTATGTAATTTAGGggtataaaattttattgatattatcTTTCCTTAAAGAGCAGTAAGAAGCTAAGTTAAGAACATGCCAACTAAGTAATTCGCTAGACGATAGTTATACAATACACAATAATAATACATATtgtgttagttttttttttttaatacatagaataaaataatttttttattttaaaattattaattatataaaagagTATTATATTTGAATCTCATTTTGATGAAAAATTCACGTTGAGctcatatttttattaaatattattatttttattaagtattctcaatattattattattattattattattattattattattattaattttttatttactttgtccaaaaagaatcaacaatttatacataataattttattattaagagtACTTAAAAAGAGTACTTAAAAAGAGTACTAAAATATGTtatttcactttttatttttaatttaataaataaaaattaattttaaaaaagtctCATAATTAATAACAACATGAAATCAACAAGTAAAGTCTATCAGTTATTAAGCGGTCATTATTTCTTCACTAAATAAGCTTTTGATTAGTGACTCAATTGCGATAAGTTACTTCTAAAACTTTTCACAATTGGCTTTGGAGTTGTTATAACTTTTCGACGGATTTTCAACGAGATTAGGGAGTAATTTGCTACAAAGTAGGTAGGATATAGCTTCTGCTTTGCGACAAGATTGCAGTTGTCAAGTCGCTCGCTAAATTAAACTTGCGACAACTTAGCGACAAATGTATTTCACCCGCTAATCAGCGACTTGAAATCAGCGAACGAAGTATGTCAGTTGTTAAACGGTCGCAAATTTCTCACTACTTAGGTCCTAGGCGCTCAATATCCTTATTTCCACTTTAGCGACTAATTAGCAAGGAACACTTCCCTAGCTAAATGATTTATCTGTTGCGACGAGTTAGCGACGACTATTTTCTGTCGCTATcctaattttgaattttacaaTATTATGTGACAAATTAGCGAGAAACTAATTGCtcgctaaaaataaaaattttggtgACAAATTAGCTACAAAATTGTCCCTCGCAAAATGCATTTCAAGTTTTTGTGACGGATTAGTTATGAATATTGTTTCTCACTA
This sequence is a window from Arachis stenosperma cultivar V10309 chromosome 10, arast.V10309.gnm1.PFL2, whole genome shotgun sequence. Protein-coding genes within it:
- the LOC130957007 gene encoding uncharacterized protein LOC130957007; the protein is MIQELGLGYEKIDACPNHYMLYYRETSDKISYVACTTCGHPRFKPKGRDTANSSRDVPYSILRYFPITPRLQRLFMSKTTAQYMKWHVDGVRQDESVITHPADADAWKQFDATHKIFAQESRNVRLGLCTDGFNPFSGSKTPYSCWPVFVTPYNLPPSMCMRREYIFLSLLIPGPKSPGKKLDVYLRPLIDELKVLWDNGVTTYDAWEKKNFNMKAALLWTISDFPAYGMLSGWSTHGRLSCPICMKNTKSFRLQHGAKPCWFDCHRQYLPPGHAFRRDRYSFKKSTVENTFPPKRMSGVEILNELDKLKEANLGANPRGKKGDFGTIHNWVRKSIFWELPYWSTNLIRHNLDVMHIEKNIFDNIFNTVMDVKGKTKDNANAREDLKIICKRPNLELVFENGKCKKPKATYVLDSQQRRTVCEWIKQLKFPDGYASNISRCINLADGKIYGMKSHDSHVFMERLIPLAFRDVLPKFIWGVLTELSLFFKQICATEICPDAVEKVEISIIEMVCKLEKIFPPDFFDVMEHLVIHIPYEAKVGGPVQYRWMYPFERCMLYLKRKVQNKARVEGSICEAYILEEISNFTSMYFESTVHTRRTQVPRNDDGGSNMDENHLSIFRYPCLSIGRGSKKYLTDEELHIAHTYILVNCEEIEPYLQQFEDSLKELHPNISEDEILNARDKGFSRWIKNQVDIGHIESRMIQQIAHGPSKSVSSYNGLKVNGYRFHTKDHDKNRATMNSGVCVKGNIYGENDLDYYGILEEILELSYLGYGNTVFIFRCCWFDPINGVKVDERYGLVDIKYKSRLQSNEPFVLAEQAQQVYYTKYPHNGYKSSGEWWAACKVRAKVFMNETLHDPDEEPNEQADSNDFYQESVSELREQSVVLEDEVIALFDANAPMEEVNVEDINCPMDTLFNDEFINDNEEFDSEDSESASSEPENEDYVM